A region from the Beduinella massiliensis genome encodes:
- the spo0A gene encoding sporulation transcription factor Spo0A, with translation METVKLLIVDDNVELRRVVADYFAQREGVSVVGQASNGVEALELIRQTQPDVLLSDIIMPQMDGYTMLEQLLRMDIARKPEVIVLTALGRDDFITRAVQLGVRYYMIKPFDFPVLYQRVMEVASTRGANQETLMMTPPPPAVPARSVEEKIASLFLTVGIPAHIKGYQFLREAVKMVMDQPELINRITKELYPGIARKFSTTASKVERAIRHAIEVAWSRGRVEVLNQVFGANVCSPDDKPTNGEFIALVADKMRVERSA, from the coding sequence ATGGAGACGGTAAAACTTCTGATCGTAGATGACAACGTAGAGCTAAGGCGCGTGGTGGCGGACTACTTTGCCCAGCGCGAAGGGGTAAGCGTTGTGGGTCAGGCCAGCAATGGGGTAGAGGCCCTCGAACTGATCCGTCAGACGCAGCCGGACGTCCTTTTGTCAGACATCATTATGCCGCAGATGGATGGTTACACGATGCTTGAACAGCTTCTGCGCATGGATATCGCGCGCAAGCCGGAGGTCATCGTGCTGACGGCGCTGGGCAGGGATGATTTTATTACGCGGGCGGTGCAGCTCGGTGTGCGCTATTACATGATCAAGCCCTTTGACTTCCCGGTTCTCTATCAGCGCGTGATGGAGGTCGCCTCGACGCGCGGAGCAAACCAGGAGACCCTGATGATGACGCCGCCGCCGCCCGCGGTCCCCGCGCGCTCGGTAGAAGAAAAAATTGCAAGCCTGTTTTTGACGGTCGGCATCCCGGCGCACATCAAGGGCTATCAGTTCCTGCGTGAGGCGGTGAAGATGGTGATGGACCAGCCGGAGCTCATCAACCGCATCACCAAGGAGCTTTATCCCGGCATCGCGCGTAAATTCTCCACGACGGCCAGCAAGGTGGAGCGCGCAATTCGACATGCGATCGAAGTGGCCTGGAGCCGCGGCCGCGTCGAGGTGCTCAATCAGGTCTTCGGCGCTAACGTGTGTTCTCCGGACGACAAGCCCACGAACGGCGAGTTCATCGCGCTGGTCGCGGACAAGATGCGCGTGGAGCGCAGCGCCTGA
- the glpK gene encoding glycerol kinase GlpK — protein MKKYVIALDQGTTSSRAVIFDSKARVIAVHGIEFPQIYPQPGWVEHDPDMILKTQVEALRQAVKISRVPVEEIAAIGITNQRETTLLWDRRTGRPLYNAIVWQCRRTAPIVERLRAQGLEPYIRETTGLIPDAYFSGTKLAWLLNELNLHERAERGELCFGTVDSWLAWNLIERRPHVTDVSNASRTMLLDIHRMEWDDKLLEALNIPRAVLPEIVDTSGIIGMLDPEILGRPIPVAAMAGDQQSALFGQACFDQGMMKNTYGTGCFLLMNTGTQAVESKSGLVTTVAWRIGGEVHYALEGSVFVGGAAVQWLRDEMHLIERASDSEAVATSVPDNGGVYLVPAFTGLGAPYWDMYSRGMLIGLTRGTGRAHVVRAALESIALQSADLVAAMVKDCGFTPKGLRVDGGASANNFLMQFQSDVLDIPVVRPAVIETTALGAAMLAGLATGVWKDMDALSAIWNADVRLIPQMEDEKRVEILRQWHRAVERCKRWIETE, from the coding sequence ATGAAGAAATATGTGATTGCCCTGGATCAGGGTACCACGAGCTCGCGCGCGGTCATTTTCGACAGCAAGGCGCGCGTCATCGCGGTACACGGCATCGAATTTCCCCAGATCTACCCTCAGCCCGGATGGGTGGAGCATGACCCGGACATGATCCTCAAGACGCAGGTGGAGGCGCTGCGTCAGGCGGTCAAAATTTCGCGCGTTCCGGTTGAGGAGATCGCAGCGATTGGCATCACCAACCAGCGCGAAACGACCCTGTTGTGGGACCGGCGGACGGGCCGTCCCCTGTACAACGCGATCGTCTGGCAGTGCCGCCGCACCGCGCCCATCGTGGAGCGGCTGCGCGCGCAGGGGCTGGAACCCTATATCCGTGAGACGACGGGCCTCATTCCGGACGCGTACTTTTCGGGGACGAAGCTCGCGTGGCTCTTGAATGAGCTGAACCTGCACGAGCGCGCGGAGCGCGGTGAGCTCTGCTTCGGCACGGTGGATAGCTGGCTGGCCTGGAACCTGATCGAGCGTCGTCCGCACGTTACGGATGTTTCCAACGCCAGCCGTACGATGCTGCTCGACATTCACAGGATGGAGTGGGACGACAAGCTGCTGGAGGCGCTGAACATTCCGCGTGCCGTCCTTCCGGAAATTGTAGACACCTCCGGCATCATCGGCATGCTCGACCCGGAGATTTTGGGCAGGCCGATCCCCGTCGCCGCGATGGCGGGCGACCAGCAGTCCGCGCTTTTCGGACAGGCCTGCTTCGATCAGGGCATGATGAAAAACACGTATGGGACGGGCTGCTTTCTGCTGATGAATACGGGCACGCAGGCGGTGGAGAGCAAGAGCGGCCTGGTGACGACGGTCGCCTGGCGCATCGGAGGCGAGGTTCATTACGCGCTGGAGGGCAGCGTCTTCGTTGGCGGCGCGGCAGTGCAGTGGCTGCGCGATGAGATGCACCTGATCGAGCGCGCCTCGGACAGCGAAGCTGTCGCCACCTCCGTGCCCGACAACGGCGGCGTATACCTGGTGCCGGCATTTACGGGCCTTGGAGCGCCCTACTGGGATATGTACTCCCGTGGCATGCTGATCGGGCTGACGCGGGGAACGGGCCGGGCGCACGTCGTTCGCGCGGCGTTGGAATCCATCGCGCTCCAGTCGGCGGATCTCGTCGCCGCGATGGTCAAGGATTGCGGCTTCACGCCGAAAGGGCTGCGCGTGGACGGCGGCGCCAGCGCAAATAACTTCCTGATGCAGTTCCAGTCGGACGTGCTGGACATTCCGGTGGTGCGTCCGGCTGTCATCGAGACCACCGCCTTGGGCGCGGCGATGCTGGCGGGGCTCGCGACGGGCGTGTGGAAGGACATGGACGCACTGTCAGCTATCTGGAATGCCGACGTACGGCTTATTCCGCAGATGGAGGACGAGAAACGCGTGGAAATTCTTCGCCAGTGGCACCGCGCGGTCGAGCGCTGCAAGCGCTGGATTGAGACGGAGTAA